From Vanacampus margaritifer isolate UIUO_Vmar chromosome 8, RoL_Vmar_1.0, whole genome shotgun sequence, a single genomic window includes:
- the LOC144056705 gene encoding PAK4-inhibitor inka2-like isoform X3 → MLCPRESGDCLRQHMHYMMRSLQDLKHLRRTCPATCRHTRPPSIAQLPVSAVGSLSAAPLSCRPRDQRARLRISSASTASTYDSACCLAAPLEEEEEEDDEDDGRGSRLGLNSPSSHKSLDLDSGYSEASWQDEGVVLRRTRNVRVSSSACLRTNRAASGRVRPKSSSDACLERWTSFEAGDPEDWANALLTRGRSRQPLVLGDNSFADLVQNWMDLPDCPEPPELKPKPRRRLGRSLLGDMRRKLAGLSKSVEDRVRMRSADSRLSRSANAPKRLSCPVVSSEPKVVFFHQSHSAIHQLDTDFYHFAALMKSGSRQPIICKDIIGYI, encoded by the exons ATG CTGTGCCCCCGAGAGTCCGGCGATTGTTTGAGACAGCACATGCACTACATGATGAGGTCCCTCCAAGACCTGAAACACCTGAGGAGGACGTGTCCCGCAACCTGCCGGCACACTCGTCCTCCCAGCATCGCCCAGCTCCCCGTCTCCGCCGTCGGCAGCCTGTCGGCAGCGCCGCTGTCCTGCCGGCCCAGAGATCAGCGCGCCCGTCTCAGGATATCCAGCGCCAGCACGGCCAGCACCTACGACTCTGCCTGCTGCCTAGCCGCCCCtctggaggaagaggaggaggaagacgacgaGGACGACGGTCGCGGCAGCCGTCTGGGCCTCAACTCACCCAGCAGCCACAAAAGTTTGGACTTGGACTCCGGGTACTCGGAGGCGTCGTGGCAGGACGAGGGGGTGGTGCTCAGGAGGACGAGGAACGTTCGCGTGTCGTCTTCGGCTTGCCTCCGCACAAACAGGGCGGCGAGCGGACGAGTTCGGCCTAAATCCTCGTCGGACGCTTGTCTGGAGAGGTGGACGTCCTTCGAGGCGGGCGACCCGGAAGACTGGGCCAACGCTTTGCTGACCAGAGGACGCAGCCGCCAACCTCTGGTCCTGGGAGACAACAGCTTTGCGGACCTGGTACAGAACTGGATGGACCTACCCGATTGTCCCGAGCCCCCCGAGCTGAAACCCAAACCCCGTCGCAGACTGGGACGAAGCCTCTTGGGCGACATGCGCAGGAAACTAGCCGGCTTGTCGAAAAGCGTGGAGGACAGAGTGAGGATGAGGTCCGCGGACTCTCGCCTGAGCAGAAGCGCCAACGCCCCCAAACGTCTCTCGTGTCCCGTCGTCTCGTCGGAGCCGAAGGTCGTCTTTTTCCACCAGTCCCACTCGGCCATCCACCAACTGGACACGGACTTTTACCACTTTGCCGCTCTCATGAAGTCGGGGAGCCGGCAGCCCATCATATGCAAGGACATCATTGGCTACATCTGA
- the LOC144056705 gene encoding PAK4-inhibitor inka2-like isoform X2, with amino-acid sequence MGAVVTMQMSAVMEVNLQLCPRESGDCLRQHMHYMMRSLQDLKHLRRTCPATCRHTRPPSIAQLPVSAVGSLSAAPLSCRPRDQRARLRISSASTASTYDSACCLAAPLEEEEEEDDEDDGRGSRLGLNSPSSHKSLDLDSGYSEASWQDEGVVLRRTRNVRVSSSACLRTNRAASGRVRPKSSSDACLERWTSFEAGDPEDWANALLTRGRSRQPLVLGDNSFADLVQNWMDLPDCPEPPELKPKPRRRLGRSLLGDMRRKLAGLSKSVEDRVRMRSADSRLSRSANAPKRLSCPVVSSEPKVVFFHQSHSAIHQLDTDFYHFAALMKSGSRQPIICKDIIGYI; translated from the coding sequence CTGTGCCCCCGAGAGTCCGGCGATTGTTTGAGACAGCACATGCACTACATGATGAGGTCCCTCCAAGACCTGAAACACCTGAGGAGGACGTGTCCCGCAACCTGCCGGCACACTCGTCCTCCCAGCATCGCCCAGCTCCCCGTCTCCGCCGTCGGCAGCCTGTCGGCAGCGCCGCTGTCCTGCCGGCCCAGAGATCAGCGCGCCCGTCTCAGGATATCCAGCGCCAGCACGGCCAGCACCTACGACTCTGCCTGCTGCCTAGCCGCCCCtctggaggaagaggaggaggaagacgacgaGGACGACGGTCGCGGCAGCCGTCTGGGCCTCAACTCACCCAGCAGCCACAAAAGTTTGGACTTGGACTCCGGGTACTCGGAGGCGTCGTGGCAGGACGAGGGGGTGGTGCTCAGGAGGACGAGGAACGTTCGCGTGTCGTCTTCGGCTTGCCTCCGCACAAACAGGGCGGCGAGCGGACGAGTTCGGCCTAAATCCTCGTCGGACGCTTGTCTGGAGAGGTGGACGTCCTTCGAGGCGGGCGACCCGGAAGACTGGGCCAACGCTTTGCTGACCAGAGGACGCAGCCGCCAACCTCTGGTCCTGGGAGACAACAGCTTTGCGGACCTGGTACAGAACTGGATGGACCTACCCGATTGTCCCGAGCCCCCCGAGCTGAAACCCAAACCCCGTCGCAGACTGGGACGAAGCCTCTTGGGCGACATGCGCAGGAAACTAGCCGGCTTGTCGAAAAGCGTGGAGGACAGAGTGAGGATGAGGTCCGCGGACTCTCGCCTGAGCAGAAGCGCCAACGCCCCCAAACGTCTCTCGTGTCCCGTCGTCTCGTCGGAGCCGAAGGTCGTCTTTTTCCACCAGTCCCACTCGGCCATCCACCAACTGGACACGGACTTTTACCACTTTGCCGCTCTCATGAAGTCGGGGAGCCGGCAGCCCATCATATGCAAGGACATCATTGGCTACATCTGA